Proteins encoded together in one Anoplolepis gracilipes unplaced genomic scaffold, ASM4749672v1 Contig18, whole genome shotgun sequence window:
- the LOC140675719 gene encoding all trans-polyprenyl-diphosphate synthase PDSS2-like, translating to MSTKTVTFKIWRGIPVTTFLWKSKSFQTQRTICTSMQNKLYFNNINHAENKAAVNQKTDWNKTMSEAEKVVGCSTSFLSLRWLLSDEIANVALHLRKLVGSNHPLLKTAKSIIYNDRNTQAFGLIVLLISKAAGHLNAKPEEDKATGVLHSQRALAEVIEMIRISNLIHRRLININTNESLSVESSELNNMTFGNKIALLWGDYLLSNSYAELAQLRNQDVWFLISSAIQDLCQAEFVASRDNQNFPIPSKPPKDRTGYALKEWTLLNVYGAGLLGKSCQGTLQLAGHSKEIQEEGYKFGKHLALAWQAFLDLGLCINKDKEILHNLCAAPIMFNVEHDPLILLKHLDKGSESVENVNYLEVLEIVTDGPGIGLTKDLIKEHSQKAMEVLNVFKESDARKALSNIIVAIGDL from the exons atGTCTACAAAGACAGTTACATTCAAAATTTGGAGAGGCATTCCTGTAACTACATTTTTGTGGAAATCAAAGAGTTTTCAAACCCAAAGGACAATTTGTACTTCAATGcaaaataagttatattttaataatattaatcatgcTGAAAACAAAGCAGCAGTGAATCAGAAAACAGATTGGAATAAAACCATGTCGGAAGCAGAAAAAGTTGTTGGATGTTCAACGTCTTTCCTTAGTTTAAGATGGTTATTGAGCGACGAAATTGCAAATGTTGCATTGCATTTAAGGAAGTTGGTTGGATCTAATCATCCTTTGCTGAAAACAGCCAA AAGTATTATCTATAATGATCGTAACACACAAGCATTTGGGCTCATTGTGTTACTAATCTCTAAAGCTGCCGGTCATTTAAATGCGAAACCAGAAGAAGATAAAGCTACAGGTGTATTACATAg cCAAAGAGCATTAGCTGAAGTTATAGAGATGATACGCATTAGCAATTTAATACATAGaagattgataaatataaatacaaatgaaTCTTTGTCTGTGGAGTCCTCAGAATTAAACAATATGACTTTTGGTAATAAAATAGCATTGTTGTGGGGTGATTACTTACTTAGTAATAGTTATGCTGAATTAGCACAACTCAGAAATCAAGAT GTATGGTTTTTAATATCATCTGCAATACAAGATTTATGTCAAGCAGAATTTGTAGCATCCAGAGACAATCAAAATTTTCCCATACCATCAAAACCACCCAAAGATCGTACGGGTTATGCACTTAAAGAATGGAcacttttaaatgtttatggTGCTGGATTACTTGGAAAAAGCTGTCAAGGTACATTGCAGTTAGCAGGACATAGCAAAGAAATACAAGAGGAAGGTTACAAGTTTGGCAAACATCTAGCTTTAGCTTGGCAg gcTTTCTTGGATTTGGGTTTATGCATTAATAAAGACAAAGAAATCTTGCATAATTTGTGTGCTGCTCCAATTATGTTTAATGTTGAACATGatccattaattttattgaaacatttaGACAAGGGATCAGAATCAGTTGAAAATGTCAATTATTTAgag GTACTTGAGATTGTTACAGATGGTCCTGGTATTGGATTAACCAAAGATCTCATAAAGGAACATTCGCAAAAAGCTATGGAAgtcttaaatgtatttaaagaaAGTGATGCAAGAAAGGCCTTGTCTAATATTATTGTTGCGATAGGTGATCTTTAA